GACCCAGAAGCTATTCATGTTATGCGACTTGGCGAGTCAGAAGAGGATTTTGACAGACGCTTAGAGGGGTATTCCCATATAACCGGAGCGAGCCATGGAAAATAGAGTAACGAAAAATCTTTACTTTATCCCGTATGCTCTTTGGATTGCGCTATTCGTCATAGCGCCGATATTACTGGTTCTCTATTATTCTTTTTTTAATATAGAGGGCGCCTTGTCACTAGAAAACTATCAAAAATTCTTTACTCCCGTCTATTTAAAAATGACATTGAGTTCGTTTTGGTATGCCTTTCTGATCACGGCCATTACCCTGTTGATAGCCTATCCGACGGCATTATTATTAACAAAAACCCGTCACAAATATTTGTGGCTGTTGTTGCTTATTGTTCCTTCTTGGATCAACCTGCTTTTAAAAGCTTATGCCTTCCTAGGTATCTTTGGTACTTATGGAATGGCCAACAGCTTTTTAGAAGTAATTGGGATCGGTTCCCAGCAGATATTATTCACAGACTTCAGTTTTGTGTTTGTTTCGGTCTATATTTTCATTCCATTTATGATCCTGCCGATTTTCAACGCTTTAAATGAACTGAATCCGACACTAACTGATGCTGCAAATGACTTAGGTGCATCCCGCCTAACAACGTTTTGGAGGGTCACATTGCCTCTTACATTGGACGGAGTAAAGGTCGGATGTCAGATTGTTTTTATCCCGGCATTATCCTTGTTTATGCTTACAAGATTGATTGCCGGTAACAGGGTGATTACCCTTGGAACAGCGATAGAACAACATTTCCTTGTCACTCAAGACTGGGGAATGGGTTCGACCATTGCCGTATTTTTAATTATCATCATGTTCCTTTTCATGAAATTGACTGGCAGCAGAAAGCGAGGAATCTAACATGGGTAATAGAAAAACATCTCCATTATCGACGTTATTTCTCGTCTTGATTTTTACGATTCTTTACCTTCCTATCTTCTTCCTTGTGTTTTACTCGTTTAACAGCGGAGGAACAATGTATGATTTTGAAGGCTTTACATTGGATTGGTATAAAGAGCTTTTTGCTGATACGCGACTACTAATCATTGTATTGAACACGCTATTGATCGCTTTACTTTCGGCCCTGATCTCCACCGTTATCGGAGTGATGGGAGCAATCGCTATTTATTCTTTTAAAAATAGGAAAACCAAAAACACGTTATTATCTTTAAATAACGTATTAATTGTCAGTCCTGACGTTATTATCGGCGCTTCCTTCCTTATTCTCTTTACGATGGCCGGAATCAAGCTTGGCATGTTCTCTGTTCTGTTATCCCATATTGCCTTTTGTGTACCCATCGTTGTGTTAATGGTACTGCCAAAGCTATTGGAAATGAGTCCAACCTTGATTGATGCGGCCCATGATTTAGGAGCTAGCCGCTGGGATGTAATGAGAAAGGTTGTGCTGCCATATATCACACCGGGAATATTTGCCGGATTTTTTATGGCGCTGACCTATTCCCTAGATGATTTCGCCGTTACATTCTTTGTGACAGGAAACGGTTTTACCACCCTTTCTGTTGAAATTTACTCTCTTGCGCGCCGGGGAATTGCATTAAACATTAACGCACTATCTACATTACTATTCCTGTTCACCATCGTTCTTGTGATTGTGTACTACTTCATCACAGTTCGTAATAAGCCTACTGGAATGGGGGTCAGACGATGAAGAAGCTTGTACAGTTTACAGTCGCGGTCGTTTTGGCTTCAGCTGTCCTTTGGTATGCCATCACTGAATTGAATTCCGCTCAAGGGTATTCTGGCGGAAATACATTGACCATTTACAACTGGGGCGACTATATCAACATGGATGTGGTCGAGCAGTTTGAAGAGGAAACCGGTGTGAAGGTCATCTATGAAACGTTTGACTCGAACGAAGCGATGAAAACAAAAATAGAACAAGGCGGAACCACTTATGATATTGCGATTCCCTCAGAATACATGATTGATAAAATGATTCAAGAAGATCTGCTGATTCCGCTGGATCATGCTAAGCTAC
This window of the Sutcliffiella horikoshii genome carries:
- a CDS encoding ABC transporter permease encodes the protein MENRVTKNLYFIPYALWIALFVIAPILLVLYYSFFNIEGALSLENYQKFFTPVYLKMTLSSFWYAFLITAITLLIAYPTALLLTKTRHKYLWLLLLIVPSWINLLLKAYAFLGIFGTYGMANSFLEVIGIGSQQILFTDFSFVFVSVYIFIPFMILPIFNALNELNPTLTDAANDLGASRLTTFWRVTLPLTLDGVKVGCQIVFIPALSLFMLTRLIAGNRVITLGTAIEQHFLVTQDWGMGSTIAVFLIIIMFLFMKLTGSRKRGI
- a CDS encoding ABC transporter permease, producing the protein MGNRKTSPLSTLFLVLIFTILYLPIFFLVFYSFNSGGTMYDFEGFTLDWYKELFADTRLLIIVLNTLLIALLSALISTVIGVMGAIAIYSFKNRKTKNTLLSLNNVLIVSPDVIIGASFLILFTMAGIKLGMFSVLLSHIAFCVPIVVLMVLPKLLEMSPTLIDAAHDLGASRWDVMRKVVLPYITPGIFAGFFMALTYSLDDFAVTFFVTGNGFTTLSVEIYSLARRGIALNINALSTLLFLFTIVLVIVYYFITVRNKPTGMGVRR